CTCATCAAATCAGAACCACAAGCATTCAAAAATTCTTCTTCAGAAAGCTCTTGAGGCTCAAAAAAAACCTTACATTTCAAGAGATCTTTTATTTTTGATAATTTCATAACTTTAAAAACCCCCATCCAACTTCATATTCTTTTTCCTCCCAAAGATTCAAAAGCTTCACTGACAACCTCTTGTACCTTACTTTCTGTTAATACATTTTGCGGTAAATCTTCTTGTTTGAGGTAAAGTAAATATTCAATGTTTCCTTCTGGACCTTTAATAGGAGAGTACGTCAAGCCTTTTATGCTAATACCTAAGGAGAAATAACAATCAATCACCTTTTTAATAACACGAACATGTGTTTGACTTGACCTCACAACTCCTTTTTTCCCAACCTCCTCCCTTCCTGCTTCAAATTGAGGCTTTATTAGCAAAATGCCTTCAGTACCTTTTTCCATAAACTCCTTTATTTTATGTGCTATAAGCGTCAATGAGATGAATGAAACATCACATACAACTATATCAATTCTATCAGGTATCTTTTCTCTCTCAAAATACCTAAAATTTGTTTTCTCAAAATTGATAACTCTTTGATCTTCTCTTAGCTTCCATGCAAGCTGGCCATAGCCAACATCAACACAGTAGACCTTCTTTGCACCATGCTGCAAAAGGCAGTCTGTAAACCCACCTGTGGATGCTCCAATATCTAAGGCAATTTTTCCTGAGACCTCTACATTAAAAAAATTCAATGCCTTTTCCAGTTTAAGTCCGCCTCTGCTTACAAATTTCAGCTGTTCTTTTACTACAATCTGAGCATCGCAATCAACCAACTCCCCTGCCTTTTCAATCTTTTGATTGTTTACATAGACATTTCCGCTCAAGATAAGTGCCTTTGCTTTTTCACGAGACTCTGCAAAACCTTTTTCAACAAGTAAAATATCTGCCCTCTTTTTCAATCTGCTATCAACTCCATAATGACATTTTTTAAATTCTCTTTGTCCAAACCAAGTAAAGAATAAAGCTCACTAATTGATCCGTGCTGAATGAACTTATCTAGAAGTCCAATATGTTTTACCAAATTCAGGCTATTGATTTCAGCAATAATACCTTTTATCTTTTCACCAAGACCACCAATTACAGTATTGTCCTCAACAATTAGTATTTTTTTATGAGTCTTTGTTATTTTTTCTACAAGTTCAACATCTAAAGGTTTTAAAAATCTTACATTTATTAATGTTACATTCAAATTGTTTTCTTTAATAATATCATACAACATTGAAACATGTCTTCCAACTGTAAAAATAGCCAAATTACTGCCTTCTACTAATATTTCAGACTTGCCAAATAAAATTGGTTCATAAACCCCAACAATCTTGGTTGTTCCTCTTGGATACCTTATTGCAATAGGTCCATCATGGTATGCTGCGGCAAAGTCTAACATCATTTCAAACTCTTTTGTATCCTTTGGAGCCATCACTGTTAAGTTTGGTATTAATGTCAAATACGATATATCAAAGCTGCCGTGATGTGTCTCGCCATCTTCACCAACAAGTCCTGCCCGGTCTATACAAAATACAACATTTAGGTTTTGAAGACATACATCGTGAATAATTTGGTCAAATGCTCGTTGTAGAAATGTAGAATATATTGCCACAAACGGTTTGAAACCTTCTTTTGCAAGGGCTGCTGCAAATGTCACAGCATGTTCTTCAGCAATCCCAACATCAAAAAATCGCTCTGGATACATCTTCGCAAACTTAGTAAGCCCTGTTCCATCGGGCATAGCAGCCGTTATTCCCACAATCTTTTGATTTTCCTTTGCAAGTTCGCATAACTTGTCTCCTAATACTTCTGAAAAACTTTTGGAATTTGTATCTGTTAAATGATTGCCTGTCTCTATGTCAAATGGTGGAACACCATGATACTTTTCAGGGAACCTTTCAGCGTGTTCATATCCTTTTCCTTTCTGTGTGACAATATGAACCAAAACAGGTTTTGTCAAATTTTTAACATTTTCAAAAACTTCACACATCTTCTTTATGTCATGCCCATCAATCGGCCCATAATACTCAAAACCCAAAGCTTCAAAAAGCATGCCCGGAAAAAGTATATATTTAAGACCACCTTTTAGCTTTCTTACTAACTGATTAAGCTTTTCTCCTATAAATGGAATATTTGCAACCAATTCATCGGTAGCTTTTTTTAGTTTAAAATATCTGGGCTGTGTTCTAACCTTAGACAAATACTTAGCAATCGCGCCTACATTTTTTGAGATTGACATTTGATTGTCATTTAATATTACAAGAAGCTTTCCATTATACCTTCCTGCATTGTTAAGCCCCTCATATGCAAGCCCACCTGTCAACGCTCCATCTCCTATTACAGCAATCACATTATAATCTTTGTGATTTAGGTCACGAGCAATAGCAAATCCTAACGCAACTGAAATAGAAGTTGAACTGTGTCCTGTGTCAAATGAGTCATAGATACTTTCTTTTGACTTTGGAAAACCACTCAAACCTCCTAATTTTCGCAAAGTAGCAAACCTTTCTTTCCTTCCTGTCAAAATCTTATACACATAGCATTGGTGACCTACATCCCATACAATTTTGTCCTCAGGCGGATTAAATGTATAGAGAAGTGCCAGTGTAAGCTCCACAACACCTAAATTTGCTGCTAAATGTCCACCTGTATTTGCAATGTTATATAATAAAAATTCTCTTATCTCTTCAGATAAAGTATATAACTCTGATATGCTGAGCTTTTTTATGTCCTCAGGATAGTTTACTTTTTCTAATATACTCAAATCATCTCACTTCCTACTTCTATGTCTTTATAAATATGCTAAGAATTTTTCCACTTATTTTCACTATATCATAACTTTTTTTGATTGCAAAATACTTGCCAATTGCTTTACCTGAAATTGTAAGAGCAGCAACAGTTGCTGTTAAAATCAGTGAAAGAAACACAATATCAGCGTTACTATTCTTTGAAATGTAGAAAACAATACTTGCAGAGAGCGAACCGCTCAATATCCCACAGATGTCTCCTATTACATCATTGCAAATTGAAGAAACTTTACTTGCATTTTTAATGAGCCAAATACTGTTTTTTGCTCCTTTAACTTTTTTTGCAGCCATGGCATGAAAAGGAACTTCATCAGCAGCAGTAGTTGCTATACCTATTATATCAAATAAAATTCCCAAAAGAATTATTATAAACAATAGTACAAATGATATAGTAATTGGTAATTTTTCAGACACAATACTCGAGATGTAATTTAGAGAAGCAGACAATAAAAAGGACAATACAAATAAAAACACCACCCATTTAAAATACTCTGACTTTTTGGTTTGTGTCTTCTTACTCCCCATTTTTCCTCCCCAATATATAAAAAAACTTTTTTATCTTACATTGAAAGTATACAAATTTATGGGATAGGGTGATTTTACGAAGGGTAAATTTTGCGGCTTGAGGTCTGGTAGGATTTCCCCCAAACTTACCTCCCGTCGCCAGGAGGCGGTTTCCCTTTAAAAGTTTGGGTGTGCGGTTGCCCAACACACAACCAGATCGCCACTAAGTCCGCACTTTAATCCCCTTCGTAAAGCCGAAAATCGGCACAGCCTAGGAGCTTTCCTCGACAGAGGGCATGCTTTCTAGCCTCTTTTGCGAAATAGATTTCAGGCCTCAAGACTCCTCTAAAAACGGGCCCTATTTTTAGAGGAGCCATAAATTCGGCCATCCGTCTATCTCGCTCAAGGCAGGCTACACTACCCCAAGCACATCTACTTAATTATAGATGCACCTGGCGGTAGGTTTTACTAACGCACAAAAAGAATTTAACCTTCCTTTTGTGCGTTAGCCTCCACGGGAAAAGGGTTCCATCCTGCATGCCATTGCAGGACTCCCTTATCCCTTACTCCCAGCTTCAACCCCTGACTGGGCGTCAGAAGCCAAAACCAGGAACTTCATCGGTGTGCCCTTTGGCGGATTTTTAGGCCCGCCTTCGAAAGCAGCCACTCTGACTAGGATACTGCATCACCCTATCCCATATTGCAGACATTTCTTATTTAGTTTTCAGAATAATATTATACCATAGCCTCTTTTTAGCTTCAAATCATTATAGTTGCTATTAAAATGCCAAGAAGTGCTCCAACAAACACCTCTGTAGGTTTGTGCCCTATAAGCTCTTTCAACTTGTGCTGGGGCTTGTAATGTGGTGAGAAGTACATTTCTATGAGCTCATTTAGTGTCTGTGCTTGTTTGCCAGCTTCTCTTCTCACACCTGCTGCGTCATACATCACAATCAATGTAAATGTCAATGAAATAGCAAAACTTGTTGAGCTAAAACCATCTATAAACCCCACCGCAGTTGAAAGCCCGCAGGCAAATGCTGAATGAGAACTTGGCATCCCGCCTGAGCTTATGAACTTTTTAAAGTCTATCTGGTGTGTCACGAAGAAGGTTATTATTATCTTTAAACATTGGGCAATAAACCAGCTAACAAAGCCAACTTGCAGAGCCCTGTTTGTAAATATCTCATATATGACCTGTTTCATCTTCCCATCAACCAATCTTTATGAGATTTGCATATGATAAAAGTAATCTTTTCTGTCCAAACTTCTCAAAGTCTATCAACACCTCATTCATATCCTCTGAAACAGATAATACTTTCCCAATACCAAATTTCTTGTGCTGTATTATATCACCAACAGCCAAAGCCTTTTTGG
This Caldicellulosiruptor changbaiensis DNA region includes the following protein-coding sequences:
- a CDS encoding TlyA family RNA methyltransferase encodes the protein MKKRADILLVEKGFAESREKAKALILSGNVYVNNQKIEKAGELVDCDAQIVVKEQLKFVSRGGLKLEKALNFFNVEVSGKIALDIGASTGGFTDCLLQHGAKKVYCVDVGYGQLAWKLREDQRVINFEKTNFRYFEREKIPDRIDIVVCDVSFISLTLIAHKIKEFMEKGTEGILLIKPQFEAGREEVGKKGVVRSSQTHVRVIKKVIDCYFSLGISIKGLTYSPIKGPEGNIEYLLYLKQEDLPQNVLTESKVQEVVSEAFESLGGKRI
- the dxs gene encoding 1-deoxy-D-xylulose-5-phosphate synthase: MSILEKVNYPEDIKKLSISELYTLSEEIREFLLYNIANTGGHLAANLGVVELTLALLYTFNPPEDKIVWDVGHQCYVYKILTGRKERFATLRKLGGLSGFPKSKESIYDSFDTGHSSTSISVALGFAIARDLNHKDYNVIAVIGDGALTGGLAYEGLNNAGRYNGKLLVILNDNQMSISKNVGAIAKYLSKVRTQPRYFKLKKATDELVANIPFIGEKLNQLVRKLKGGLKYILFPGMLFEALGFEYYGPIDGHDIKKMCEVFENVKNLTKPVLVHIVTQKGKGYEHAERFPEKYHGVPPFDIETGNHLTDTNSKSFSEVLGDKLCELAKENQKIVGITAAMPDGTGLTKFAKMYPERFFDVGIAEEHAVTFAAALAKEGFKPFVAIYSTFLQRAFDQIIHDVCLQNLNVVFCIDRAGLVGEDGETHHGSFDISYLTLIPNLTVMAPKDTKEFEMMLDFAAAYHDGPIAIRYPRGTTKIVGVYEPILFGKSEILVEGSNLAIFTVGRHVSMLYDIIKENNLNVTLINVRFLKPLDVELVEKITKTHKKILIVEDNTVIGGLGEKIKGIIAEINSLNLVKHIGLLDKFIQHGSISELYSLLGLDKENLKNVIMELIAD
- a CDS encoding divergent PAP2 family protein is translated as MKQVIYEIFTNRALQVGFVSWFIAQCLKIIITFFVTHQIDFKKFISSGGMPSSHSAFACGLSTAVGFIDGFSSTSFAISLTFTLIVMYDAAGVRREAGKQAQTLNELIEMYFSPHYKPQHKLKELIGHKPTEVFVGALLGILIATIMI